A genomic stretch from Eubacterium sulci ATCC 35585 includes:
- a CDS encoding membrane protein: MHMLKINMKRHISIIGILVMIFIAFAVVPTFAEGESTEELKNIIYQVPNSEYAVDEFITQGATTRYFNVEIKVNKDYSYEVTETIDALFNWGKHGIVRYIPISGNYKIDNISVEGDEYEVRKKEGNYVIKIGNADREVKGEKSYRIKYTIHNYLQSNAKNHVYIDVIPTNWEMIIMSANVKVQLPDDFKYTDMKSYTGGYGSTSDFGRWVYDEKNKTLYFSANMIPSKYGITLLAYAPEGYWQGAPSKGWTNPLNVGIIITCLAAIIVIKLRSKKDKEIVVPVMFNPPEGITPAELGYLVDEHVDREDIVSLYLYLASKEYIKIIEGDSRKDTIIRALNTPLNEPEYVNEFYEALFGSTKHNTIGKEVDIETAGENIGESYKQIKSQIEWKFEGEKSIYSKKSKNLEFTSIIIGYIGFVTTLLFTIYKSHLVFYDNLVTGISLIVMSILIATMWGSLLESLRMKIFYRKSNKASKSMFGVLFSAIAYVLFIIGLNVLILFLSKSDTPIYVNIAITVYSLVLPFFIIGIKSRSAYNRKIYGEIIGFRNFIELAEVDKINELVEQNPSYFYDVLPYAYVFKLTKKWVKKFENIKLPSHKGYAEYDRTAFNYMNVHWMMHGIERTTFDGISVSNPDAGGGIFSGGGFSGGGAGGGGGGAW, from the coding sequence ATGCATATGTTAAAGATTAATATGAAAAGACACATTAGCATTATTGGAATTTTGGTTATGATTTTCATTGCTTTTGCTGTAGTTCCTACATTCGCAGAGGGTGAATCAACAGAAGAGCTAAAAAACATCATTTACCAAGTCCCAAACAGCGAATATGCTGTTGATGAATTTATCACTCAGGGAGCAACGACTAGATATTTCAATGTTGAAATCAAGGTCAACAAGGATTATAGCTATGAGGTTACGGAGACTATTGATGCTTTGTTTAATTGGGGTAAGCATGGAATTGTAAGATATATACCTATCTCGGGAAACTATAAGATTGATAATATAAGTGTCGAAGGTGACGAATACGAAGTAAGAAAAAAAGAAGGTAACTACGTAATCAAAATCGGAAATGCAGATAGAGAAGTCAAAGGCGAGAAAAGCTACAGAATCAAGTATACCATTCATAACTACCTTCAATCGAATGCAAAAAATCATGTATATATTGACGTAATCCCAACAAACTGGGAAATGATTATCATGAGCGCGAATGTCAAAGTACAGCTGCCAGATGACTTTAAATACACAGATATGAAGAGCTATACCGGAGGCTACGGAAGCACAAGTGACTTCGGAAGATGGGTATACGATGAGAAAAATAAGACACTTTATTTTTCTGCGAACATGATCCCATCAAAATACGGCATTACCTTACTAGCGTATGCTCCAGAAGGCTATTGGCAAGGCGCACCAAGCAAAGGCTGGACAAATCCACTAAATGTTGGAATCATCATTACCTGTTTAGCGGCTATAATTGTCATCAAACTTAGAAGTAAAAAGGATAAGGAAATTGTTGTTCCGGTAATGTTTAATCCACCTGAGGGCATTACGCCTGCAGAACTTGGATATCTAGTAGATGAGCATGTTGATAGAGAAGATATAGTTTCACTTTATCTTTATCTTGCATCAAAGGAATACATAAAGATAATAGAGGGAGATAGCAGGAAGGATACTATCATAAGGGCTCTAAACACACCTTTGAATGAGCCAGAATACGTTAATGAATTTTATGAAGCACTATTTGGATCAACTAAACATAATACAATTGGCAAAGAAGTAGATATAGAGACGGCTGGTGAAAATATAGGTGAATCATATAAACAGATAAAAAGCCAGATTGAATGGAAATTTGAAGGGGAAAAGAGTATATATTCTAAGAAGAGTAAAAACCTCGAATTTACGTCAATAATAATTGGATATATTGGATTTGTTACAACACTATTATTTACCATATACAAGTCACATTTAGTTTTTTACGATAATCTAGTAACAGGAATATCGCTAATAGTGATGAGTATACTAATTGCTACCATGTGGGGTTCACTACTTGAAAGCTTGAGAATGAAAATATTCTATAGAAAGTCAAATAAAGCATCGAAGAGTATGTTTGGTGTGCTATTTTCTGCTATTGCATATGTATTATTCATAATAGGACTAAATGTATTAATCTTATTTTTAAGCAAAAGTGATACACCTATTTATGTAAATATAGCAATCACAGTATATTCGCTAGTTTTGCCATTCTTTATAATAGGAATAAAGAGTAGAAGTGCATATAATCGTAAAATCTATGGAGAGATCATCGGATTTAGAAACTTCATTGAACTAGCCGAGGTAGACAAGATAAATGAGCTTGTGGAGCAAAATCCATCGTATTTCTATGATGTACTGCCATATGCATACGTATTTAAACTAACCAAAAAATGGGTCAAAAAGTTCGAAAATATAAAGCTACCATCTCATAAAGGTTACGCTGAATACGACAGGACTGCCTTTAATTACATGAATGTACACTGGATGATGCATGGCATTGAAAGAACTACCTTTGATGGAATCTCTGTATCAAATCCAGATGCCGGTGGTGGTATCTTCTCAGGCGGTGGTTTCTCAGGCGGCGGTGCCGGTGGTGGCGGTGGCGGTGCCTGGTAA
- a CDS encoding macrolide ABC transporter ATP-binding protein, translated as MLIEFDKVSKIYKMGSDEIRALDKVDLAIDEAEFTVILGPSGSGKSTLLNLLGGMDRPTEGNIIFNGQNVAGFSEKKLELYRRESIGFVFQFYNLIPSLTARENVAIAAKLSKNPLDVDEVIEAVGLTKRKSLFPSNLSGGELQRLSIARALVKNPKILLCDEPTGALDSATGTKVLSLLKNTAKENKIALIIVTHNSKLEEISDNLVRLKDGKILSVEKNEHPKSIMEVEW; from the coding sequence ATGTTAATTGAGTTTGATAAGGTTTCAAAAATATACAAAATGGGAAGCGATGAAATTCGTGCTCTTGATAAGGTAGATCTTGCCATAGATGAAGCAGAGTTCACTGTAATATTAGGTCCATCAGGTTCGGGAAAATCTACATTGCTAAATTTGCTAGGAGGAATGGATAGACCTACTGAAGGAAATATCATATTCAATGGTCAAAATGTAGCAGGTTTCAGTGAGAAGAAGCTTGAGTTATACAGAAGGGAATCGATAGGATTTGTGTTTCAGTTTTATAACCTGATACCTTCATTGACAGCTAGGGAGAATGTTGCTATAGCAGCAAAGCTAAGCAAAAATCCCCTAGATGTTGATGAGGTAATTGAGGCTGTAGGTTTAACTAAGAGAAAGTCACTTTTTCCATCAAATCTTTCAGGGGGAGAACTACAGAGGCTCTCAATTGCAAGGGCACTTGTAAAAAATCCTAAGATTTTACTGTGCGATGAACCGACAGGAGCATTAGATAGTGCGACTGGAACTAAAGTTCTATCCCTTCTAAAGAATACAGCCAAGGAAAACAAGATAGCTCTTATCATAGTTACTCATAATTCCAAACTTGAGGAAATATCAGATAACCTAGTAAGGCTTAAGGATGGCAAGATTCTAAGTGTAGAAAAAAATGAGCATCCAAAGAGCATAATGGAGGTTGAGTGGTAA
- a CDS encoding 5-nitroimidazole antibiotic resistance protein, protein MFRELRRKKNAVTDETAKELLKNARRGVLAVIGDMEYPYAVPVNYLYDEENNKIYFHGARSGHKYDSIKANDKVCFTVYGNEIVKDEEWAPYLQSVVVFGRCHLLNNDDESMEILKKLARKYYPSEDIITDAIASSGRAVQMFEIDIEHFSGKEVQEK, encoded by the coding sequence ATGTTTAGAGAGCTTAGAAGAAAGAAAAATGCTGTCACTGATGAAACTGCAAAGGAACTTTTAAAAAACGCAAGAAGAGGCGTTTTAGCAGTTATAGGAGATATGGAATATCCATATGCTGTACCTGTCAACTACCTATACGATGAAGAAAATAATAAGATATACTTTCATGGAGCGAGAAGTGGACATAAGTATGATTCAATCAAAGCTAATGATAAGGTGTGCTTTACAGTTTACGGTAATGAAATAGTAAAGGATGAGGAATGGGCACCTTACTTACAGAGTGTAGTTGTATTTGGAAGATGTCATTTGCTTAATAACGATGATGAATCGATGGAAATACTAAAAAAGCTTGCAAGAAAATATTACCCAAGCGAGGATATCATTACCGATGCTATAGCATCTTCCGGAAGAGCTGTACAGATGTTCGAAATAGATATAGAGCATTTCAGTGGAAAAGAAGTACAGGAAAAGTAG